In one Dermatophilaceae bacterium Sec6.4 genomic region, the following are encoded:
- the galK gene encoding galactokinase, whose translation MRSRFEDIYGRPPQRTWFAPGRVNIIGEHTDYNDGFALPIALPLGVRADVAAVADGAARVSSVQHPGEVVSARIEDLSPGCVDGWAGYAMGVLWALREEGHQLPGVDVLIDGDVPVGAGLSSSAALECAVATAVDDLFGLGCGSDSLIRIARRAENDFVGVPTGALDQTASMQCRRDQALFVDFRSMQTRAVPLQLDQAGLVLLVIDTQAPHQLVDGEYAARRADCARAALALGVASLREVASADLPAALTTLAEPVLRRRVNHVVTENARVTQAVESLDSGKDPRELGSLLTASHVSLRDDFAVSCPELDLAVDTALAAGAHGARMTGGGFGGSAIALVDQLNVGAVTAAVSRAFHQRGFTPPVVFTVHPSPGAHRLPG comes from the coding sequence TTGAGGTCGCGGTTCGAGGACATCTACGGCCGGCCGCCGCAGCGGACCTGGTTCGCTCCGGGTCGGGTGAACATCATCGGCGAACACACCGACTACAACGACGGTTTCGCACTCCCGATCGCCCTACCGCTCGGGGTACGGGCCGACGTCGCGGCGGTGGCAGATGGCGCTGCCAGGGTTTCATCGGTGCAACACCCGGGTGAGGTGGTCTCGGCCCGCATCGAGGATCTGTCACCGGGCTGCGTGGACGGCTGGGCGGGGTACGCCATGGGGGTGCTGTGGGCACTGCGCGAAGAAGGTCACCAACTGCCCGGTGTCGACGTTCTCATCGACGGCGACGTGCCGGTCGGAGCGGGTCTGTCCTCCTCGGCTGCGCTGGAGTGTGCTGTGGCCACGGCCGTCGATGACTTGTTCGGCCTCGGCTGCGGCTCCGACTCGTTGATCCGGATCGCGCGCCGTGCCGAGAACGATTTCGTCGGTGTGCCGACGGGAGCTCTGGATCAGACCGCGTCGATGCAGTGCCGGCGCGACCAGGCGCTTTTCGTGGACTTCCGATCGATGCAGACCCGGGCCGTGCCGCTGCAACTGGACCAGGCCGGTCTCGTGCTGCTGGTGATCGATACCCAGGCACCGCACCAGCTGGTCGACGGCGAATACGCCGCGCGTCGAGCTGACTGTGCCCGCGCCGCTCTTGCTCTCGGTGTGGCTTCCTTACGCGAGGTGGCCTCGGCCGACCTGCCCGCAGCATTGACCACCCTGGCCGAACCGGTCCTACGACGACGCGTCAACCACGTGGTCACTGAAAATGCCCGGGTGACTCAGGCGGTGGAGTCGCTCGACTCCGGGAAGGATCCACGGGAGCTCGGATCGTTGCTGACCGCATCGCATGTATCGCTGCGCGACGACTTCGCCGTGTCATGCCCCGAACTCGACCTTGCGGTCGACACCGCTCTGGCTGCGGGTGCCCATGGGGCGCGGATGACCGGTGGTGGCTTCGGCGGCAGCGCCATCGCGCTGGTCGACCAACTGAACGTGGGCGCGGTCACTGCTGCCGTCTCCCGAGCATTCCATCAGCGGGGCTTCACCCCGCCGGTGGTGTTCACGGTCCACCCATCGCCCGGCGCCCATCGGCTGCCGGGCTGA
- a CDS encoding ABC transporter permease, whose translation MTTAVATKPSTDAIGRRRWATLTAKYGVYGGIVVLIVVNVFVSTDFISLSNLRVQLYQAVPVLIVALGMALVIGTEGIDLSVGAIIALSSAILPLYLGYGVWVSIALAIVAGGVAGLISGSLVAFARVQPIVATLAMMIGLRGLAVIMNGATAKPIDDMTLLNLGLTGWLSLPTMAYVAVVLVAIVAFVMRRTTLGRNLVAVGDNPSASFLSGLPVRRILLAVYIASGMLAAIAGILIAGHGAYADPANYGLNYELLAITAVVVGGTPLSGGQVRVIGTVAGTIFMQLVTATLVQNNVKNSYAQMIEAVIICIAVFVARESANR comes from the coding sequence ATGACGACCGCGGTCGCCACCAAGCCCAGTACCGATGCGATCGGTCGGCGTCGGTGGGCCACATTGACAGCAAAATACGGCGTTTACGGCGGCATCGTTGTGCTGATCGTCGTCAATGTCTTCGTATCGACGGACTTCATCAGTCTGTCCAACCTGCGCGTGCAGCTCTACCAGGCAGTCCCGGTACTGATCGTGGCACTGGGGATGGCGCTGGTCATCGGCACCGAAGGTATCGACCTGTCGGTCGGCGCGATCATCGCTCTCTCTTCGGCGATTCTTCCGCTCTATCTCGGCTACGGCGTCTGGGTTTCCATTGCTCTGGCGATCGTGGCAGGAGGTGTCGCCGGACTGATCTCCGGCAGCCTGGTTGCGTTTGCCAGAGTGCAGCCGATCGTGGCGACGTTGGCGATGATGATCGGGTTACGCGGCCTGGCCGTGATCATGAACGGCGCTACGGCCAAGCCCATCGACGACATGACCCTGCTCAACCTGGGTCTGACGGGCTGGTTGAGCCTGCCGACGATGGCCTACGTCGCTGTGGTGCTGGTCGCGATTGTGGCTTTCGTCATGCGCCGCACGACGCTCGGCCGCAACCTGGTGGCCGTCGGTGACAATCCCTCTGCCAGCTTCCTGTCCGGTCTACCGGTGCGCCGGATCCTGCTCGCGGTGTACATCGCGTCGGGCATGCTCGCCGCCATCGCGGGCATCCTCATTGCCGGTCACGGTGCCTACGCCGACCCGGCCAACTACGGGTTGAACTACGAACTGCTGGCGATCACCGCCGTCGTCGTGGGTGGAACTCCACTCAGCGGCGGACAGGTACGGGTCATCGGTACGGTCGCCGGCACCATCTTCATGCAGCTGGTGACCGCGACGCTCGTGCAGAACAACGTCAAGAACTCCTACGCGCAGATGATCGAAGCCGTCATCATCTGCATCGCCGTCTTCGTCGCCCGGGAAAGCGCCAACCGATGA
- a CDS encoding ABC transporter permease codes for MSQQMTSPADAAEVSGVKETRSERTFSLLQRQGGVAVLALVVVLASIFSSGFASSGNFSTILVGTSYISLLALAQTFVIITGGIDLSVGSMFALGGVLAAWGMNHGGSGMALLLPIVVGIIIGAIQGSLIAYARLAPFIVTLAGLLFARGLLQAISSEGSKTYLIPGGSFFAFIGDGTWRPILTAVVLFALGSVLLTRTRFGQALFALGGSENAALLMGIRVKRAKVLLYVLSGTVASVAGMLNASRLQSGVSNIGVGYELTAIAAVVIGGTILTGGSGSVYGTAAGVLLLAVIQNLIGVHLSKYGSSASDLVNGAFLALVVVLQSFLARRRQI; via the coding sequence ATGAGCCAGCAGATGACCTCGCCCGCCGACGCGGCGGAGGTGTCCGGTGTGAAAGAGACCCGCAGCGAGCGCACGTTCTCACTGCTGCAACGTCAAGGTGGCGTCGCCGTTCTGGCGCTCGTGGTCGTTCTCGCCAGCATCTTCTCCTCCGGATTCGCCTCCAGCGGAAACTTCTCCACGATCCTGGTCGGCACGTCCTACATCTCCCTGCTGGCGCTGGCGCAGACCTTCGTCATCATCACCGGCGGGATCGACCTGTCCGTCGGATCGATGTTCGCGCTCGGTGGCGTCCTTGCAGCGTGGGGGATGAACCACGGTGGCAGCGGGATGGCCCTACTCCTGCCGATCGTCGTCGGCATCATCATCGGCGCGATCCAGGGTTCGTTGATCGCCTACGCGCGGCTCGCGCCGTTCATCGTGACCCTGGCCGGTCTGCTCTTCGCCCGCGGACTGCTGCAGGCGATCAGCAGCGAAGGATCCAAGACCTACCTCATCCCCGGCGGTTCCTTCTTCGCATTCATCGGAGATGGCACCTGGCGGCCGATCCTCACCGCCGTGGTGTTGTTCGCACTCGGTTCGGTGCTCCTGACCCGGACCAGATTCGGTCAGGCGCTGTTCGCCCTCGGCGGTAGTGAGAACGCCGCACTGCTGATGGGTATCCGGGTCAAGCGTGCCAAGGTCCTGCTCTACGTGTTGTCCGGCACGGTGGCGTCCGTCGCCGGAATGCTCAACGCATCACGGCTGCAGTCCGGCGTCAGTAACATCGGGGTCGGTTACGAACTGACCGCCATCGCAGCGGTCGTCATCGGCGGAACCATCCTCACAGGTGGATCCGGTTCGGTCTACGGCACGGCAGCAGGGGTGCTGCTGCTTGCGGTCATCCAGAACCTGATCGGTGTGCATCTGTCGAAGTACGGATCATCCGCATCGGACCTGGTCAACGGCGCATTCCTCGCGCTCGTCGTCGTACTGCAGTCATTCCTGGCCCGCCGGCGACAGATATGA
- a CDS encoding sugar ABC transporter ATP-binding protein: MSVASDVVLRLDGVSKSFPGVRALRDVSLELHAGEVHALVGENGAGKSTLIKISTGVYTVDEGQVSLLGEPVSFNNPLEAQAAGVSTIYQEVNLIPLMSVARNLYLGREPRRFGLIDTAKMNRDARVRLHEFGIDVDPTRPLRSLALGTQQMVSIARAVEIDARVVIMDEPTSSLEKREVETLFGVIERLAASGIAILYVSHRMEELYRICKRVTVMRDGAVVGSSTMADISRLQLISMMLGRDASELKHGTTAFTENTAIADDVVLSAQGLTARHALDDVSVQIRRGEVVGLGGLLGAGRSETARAIVGALPTEGGEVMVNGVPLTRRSPAAAINAGIAMLSEDRKLDGIIPGLSVRENIVLAALPRLSRFGLVNRAKQDEVVKFFIDRLKIKVSSPEQKVSNLSGGNQQKVLLARWLCLQPKALLLDEPTRGIDVGAKAEVQRLIDELAQDGLAVLLISSDLEELIEGSHRIIVLKEGRIIDTLTGEGVTDANLMRTLAAETPDVPADASSVGTSALQKSADPKDHS; this comes from the coding sequence ATGTCCGTCGCATCCGACGTCGTGCTCCGCTTGGACGGGGTCAGTAAATCGTTTCCCGGCGTTCGCGCGCTGCGCGACGTGTCACTCGAGCTCCATGCGGGCGAGGTACACGCCCTGGTGGGAGAGAACGGGGCGGGAAAGTCCACCCTGATCAAGATCTCCACCGGTGTCTACACCGTCGATGAGGGACAGGTGAGCCTGCTCGGAGAGCCGGTGAGCTTCAACAATCCCCTCGAGGCTCAGGCCGCCGGTGTCTCAACCATCTACCAAGAGGTCAACCTCATCCCGTTGATGAGCGTCGCGCGAAATCTCTACCTGGGCCGCGAACCGCGACGTTTCGGCCTGATCGACACCGCCAAGATGAACCGCGACGCCCGCGTCCGGCTGCACGAATTCGGCATCGATGTCGACCCGACACGGCCGCTCCGGTCGCTGGCCCTCGGCACTCAGCAGATGGTCTCGATCGCCCGTGCCGTGGAGATCGATGCTCGCGTGGTGATCATGGACGAACCCACGTCCTCGCTGGAGAAGCGGGAGGTCGAAACCCTCTTCGGGGTGATCGAGCGGCTCGCCGCATCCGGCATCGCGATCCTCTACGTGAGCCACCGGATGGAGGAGCTCTATCGCATCTGCAAACGGGTCACTGTGATGCGCGACGGCGCAGTGGTCGGTTCCTCCACGATGGCCGACATCAGCCGTCTCCAACTCATCTCGATGATGCTGGGCCGCGACGCCAGCGAGCTGAAGCACGGCACCACCGCCTTCACCGAGAACACCGCGATTGCTGACGACGTCGTGCTGAGCGCTCAGGGCCTGACCGCACGCCATGCCCTCGACGACGTCTCGGTGCAGATCCGGCGCGGGGAGGTCGTCGGCCTCGGTGGACTGCTCGGGGCAGGACGCAGCGAGACCGCACGGGCGATCGTCGGCGCCCTGCCCACAGAAGGCGGGGAGGTGATGGTCAACGGTGTCCCGTTGACCAGACGCTCACCGGCAGCAGCCATCAACGCCGGCATCGCGATGTTGTCCGAAGACCGCAAACTCGATGGCATCATCCCGGGCCTGTCAGTGCGGGAGAACATCGTGCTGGCCGCGCTGCCGCGGCTGTCCCGATTCGGGCTGGTCAATCGGGCCAAGCAGGACGAAGTGGTGAAGTTCTTCATCGACCGTCTGAAGATCAAGGTGTCCAGCCCCGAACAGAAGGTGTCCAACCTGTCCGGTGGCAATCAGCAGAAGGTCCTGCTCGCCCGATGGCTGTGCCTGCAACCCAAGGCCCTGCTGTTGGACGAACCAACTCGCGGGATCGACGTGGGTGCGAAGGCCGAGGTTCAGCGCCTGATCGACGAACTTGCTCAGGACGGGCTGGCCGTGCTGCTCATATCCTCCGATCTGGAGGAACTGATCGAGGGCTCGCATCGGATCATCGTGCTCAAGGAGGGTCGGATCATCGACACACTGACCGGTGAGGGCGTCACGGACGCCAATCTGATGCGCACCCTGGCCGCTGAAACCCCCGACGTTCCCGCTGACGCCTCGTCGGTCGGTACCTCCGCACTTCAAAAGTCCGCAGACCCGAAGGACCACTCATGA
- the galT gene encoding galactose-1-phosphate uridylyltransferase, with translation MKAQKTVAPRIDAKLADGRDIFYYDDRPELDHQLLDTRELPDVTLRSQARWDPLMREWVAIASHRQGRTHRPADDACPLCPSTPDRLTEVPSADYDVVVFENRFPSFAAGVSAVPDLVDGEPLLTRMRGTGRCEVVCFSPEHAASLGDVSPERMRTVVDAWSDRTTALNAMPQVAQVFPFENRGSEIGVTLSHPHGQIYGYPFVTPWTARMLASAADHHAQHGSNLFEDLLRAEQRSGVRVVTRTEHWTAFVPSTARWPMEVHVYPNTRVRELPELDDAQRDDFARIYLDLLHRLDGLYDMPLPYVSGWHQAPARTHREHAYLHLRLLSNRRSATKLKFAAGSESGMGVFINDIAPEVQAAALRDVVPA, from the coding sequence ATGAAGGCGCAGAAGACTGTGGCGCCGCGGATCGATGCCAAGCTGGCCGATGGCCGCGACATCTTCTACTACGACGACCGCCCTGAGCTCGATCATCAACTGCTGGACACGCGGGAGCTGCCCGACGTGACGTTGCGGTCGCAGGCGAGGTGGGACCCGCTGATGCGTGAATGGGTCGCGATCGCCTCCCATCGTCAGGGACGCACGCACCGTCCGGCCGACGATGCGTGCCCGCTGTGCCCGAGTACGCCGGATCGACTCACCGAAGTGCCGTCGGCTGACTACGACGTGGTGGTATTCGAGAACAGATTTCCGTCGTTCGCGGCGGGTGTGAGCGCCGTACCGGATCTCGTTGACGGGGAGCCGTTGCTGACCAGGATGCGGGGGACCGGCCGCTGCGAGGTGGTGTGTTTCAGTCCTGAACATGCGGCCAGCCTGGGCGATGTCTCACCCGAGCGGATGCGGACCGTGGTGGACGCATGGTCGGACCGCACCACTGCCTTGAATGCAATGCCGCAGGTAGCGCAGGTCTTCCCGTTCGAGAATCGCGGATCCGAGATCGGCGTGACTCTGAGCCATCCGCACGGGCAGATCTACGGTTACCCCTTTGTCACTCCGTGGACCGCCCGGATGCTTGCCTCTGCCGCGGATCATCACGCGCAGCACGGGAGCAACCTCTTCGAGGATCTGCTGCGCGCTGAGCAGCGGTCCGGCGTCAGGGTGGTCACCAGGACCGAGCACTGGACGGCATTCGTGCCTTCCACGGCCAGGTGGCCGATGGAGGTGCACGTCTACCCCAACACGCGGGTGCGTGAACTGCCCGAGCTCGACGACGCGCAACGCGACGACTTCGCAAGGATCTATCTCGATCTGTTACACCGCCTCGATGGGCTCTACGACATGCCGCTGCCGTATGTCTCCGGCTGGCATCAGGCGCCGGCGCGGACGCACCGGGAGCACGCGTACCTGCACCTGCGGTTGCTGTCGAACCGCCGTAGTGCGACCAAGTTGAAGTTCGCGGCCGGTTCCGAGAGCGGAATGGGAGTTTTCATCAACGACATCGCACCCGAGGTTCAGGCAGCCGCACTGCGGGACGTGGTGCCCGCTTGA
- a CDS encoding trypsin-like serine protease: protein MPFLSQAVAVALTAIAPMFPLPASLPISPQAHSLQAVSVSANPTVAALFGASSETSGHTCTASVVSSTTRNLLITAAHCVSGTGKGTGITVAPGYDAGSTPYGVWSVTDVFMDAAWKASQSDPDDVAILQVAPRVVNGATRELQDVTGANNLGDTPASATTVTVQGFNTGTGDRAISCTTGLDFTRDNNPTFGCAGYVGGSSGSPWLVTSADGTTLVTGVIGGLNQGGCTSRTSYSPVFGTAVAHLLARAESADSFGDTTPAAGTPSGCDGSS from the coding sequence ATGCCGTTCCTTTCGCAGGCCGTCGCTGTAGCGCTCACCGCAATTGCGCCGATGTTTCCGCTGCCCGCATCCTTGCCGATATCGCCGCAGGCGCACTCACTGCAGGCGGTGAGTGTCAGCGCTAACCCCACCGTCGCGGCGCTTTTCGGAGCCTCCAGCGAGACCTCGGGTCACACCTGCACTGCCAGCGTGGTGTCCAGCACCACCCGTAACCTGCTCATCACCGCCGCCCACTGCGTGTCCGGGACCGGAAAGGGGACAGGGATCACGGTTGCGCCCGGCTACGACGCAGGCTCCACTCCCTACGGAGTGTGGTCAGTGACCGACGTGTTCATGGATGCGGCGTGGAAGGCATCGCAGTCAGACCCCGATGACGTCGCAATCCTGCAGGTCGCGCCGCGCGTGGTGAATGGCGCGACGCGTGAACTTCAGGACGTCACCGGCGCGAACAATCTGGGCGACACCCCTGCGTCGGCTACGACAGTGACCGTGCAGGGTTTCAACACCGGCACCGGCGATCGAGCGATCTCCTGCACCACCGGACTCGATTTCACCCGTGACAACAACCCGACCTTCGGATGTGCAGGGTACGTCGGTGGATCGAGTGGCAGCCCGTGGCTCGTCACCAGCGCAGATGGCACGACCCTGGTCACCGGCGTCATCGGTGGGCTGAACCAGGGTGGTTGCACCAGCCGCACCTCCTACAGTCCCGTCTTCGGGACTGCGGTGGCCCACCTGCTGGCGCGCGCCGAAAGTGCGGACTCCTTCGGCGACACGACACCTGCCGCTGGTACCCCGTCCGGGTGCGACGGCAGTTCCTGA